The following coding sequences lie in one Rutidosis leptorrhynchoides isolate AG116_Rl617_1_P2 chromosome 4, CSIRO_AGI_Rlap_v1, whole genome shotgun sequence genomic window:
- the LOC139845000 gene encoding uncharacterized protein: MPPSPASSPSPPSLLLFLCILLSSSATTTTFSLNQEGLILLQIKSTLTDPTGILSDWNPADATPCNWTGITCHVTTVTSIHLPSASLTGPFPTTICRLPSLTTLSFPDNNLNSTIPTTISDCRNLTYIDLSANYLHGQLPSTLPNISNLIYLDLQENSLSGEIPETFGTFRKLEMLNVTNNLLTGPFPVSLTNVTTLKELVLAYNNYNPGPVPYELGNLTNIEHLWLSSCGLTGTIPESFSNLRKLANLELSYNSLSGEFPMILFQLTSLYQIELYNNSFSGELPKREWVNMTALRQIDLSMNSFTGTIPVELCRLPLSSLVLADNYLYGLIPESLAKSPNLYDLRLFNNSLSGLLPSDLGKNSGLRALDVSFNKLFGELPVGLCEKDELVDLILIGNSFSGELPSSLGECKSLGRVRVSVNKFSGEVPVGIWGLPHVYLLDLADNLFSGNLSYMISGGFNLSSISISGNSFSGSVPEKIGSLSNLVEFLASDNKLTGEIPESLFRLNHLVKLDLSENDLSGQVPVEIESLKELNELNLANNKFTGEIPNEIGNLPVLNYLDLSGNAFFGTIPSGLENLMLNKLNLSNNRLSGQIPSEFAKQVYRDSFLGNPDLCGGFSHRCVQNSHTKKNDQNLWLLRFIFVFAGVVLVIGVIWFIFKYRNIKKRNGVSISKWRSFRKFGFSEYEIVHLLNENNVIGRGASGKVYKVILSNGESVAVKKLWETSKRNEDIANLDAQKDEFASEVETLGKIRHKNIVKLWCCFESGNSKLLVYEYMPNGSLGDLLHSSKGRLLEWSMRFKIVVDAAEGLSYLHHDCVPPIIHRDVKSNNILLDEEYGAKIADFGVAKFINTVDKGSESMSVIAGSRGYIAPEYAYTLRVNEKSDIYSFGVVILELVTGRKPVDQAFNERDLATWVRTTVNQKGRDHVLDPELEYESREHICRVLDIGLLCISPLPMNRPSMRAVVKLLQELVVDGKPRPTMNKDGKISPCFDEDSSE, from the exons ATGCCACCGTCACCGGCCTCATCACCATCACCACCGTCACTTTTATTGTTTCTAtgcatattattatcatcatcagccaccaccaccaccttcTCTTTAAACCAAGAAGGACTTATTTTGCTCCAAATTAAATCCACCCTCACCGACCCCACCGGAATCCTCTCCGACTGGAACCCCGCCGACGCCACCCCATGCAACTGGACCGGCATCACCTGCCACGTCACCACCGTCACCTCAATCCACCTCCCTTCCGCCTCCCTCACCGGCCCATTCCCCACCACCATCTGCCGTCTCCCATCCCTCACCACCCTCTCTTTCCCCGACAACAACCTCAACTCCACCATCCCCACCACCATCTCCGACTGCCGGAATCTCACCTACATCGACCTCTCAGCAAACTACCTTCACGGTCAACTTCCGTCAACCCTCCCCAACATCTCAAATCTAATTTACCTTGACTTACAAGAGAACAGTCTTTCAGGCGAAATCCCCGAAACTTTCGGAACGTTTCGAAAACTCGAAATGTTAAACGTAACAAACAACTTACTTACAGGACCGTTTCCTGTTAGTCTAACAAACGTAACAACCTTAAAAGAACTTGTCCTTGCTTACAACAATTATAACCCAGGCCCTGTTCCATATGAATTAGGAAACCTCACAAATATTGAACATTTATGGCTAAGTTCATGTGGGTTAACAGGAACAATCCCTGAATCATTTTCGAATTTACGTAAGCTTGCGAATCTCGAATTGTCCTATAATTCACTTTCAGGTGAATTTCCAATGATACTTTTTCAGCTCACAAGTCTATACCAAATCGAGCTATACAATAACTCGTTTTCGGGTGAATTACCGAAGAGGGAATGGGTGAATATGACAGCATTGCGACAAATCGATTTATCGATGAACAGTTTTACAGGGACAATACCTGTTGAGTTATGTAGGTTGCCTCTGTCATCACTTGTTTTAGCTGATAATTATTTGTATGGTTTGATTCCTGAAAGCTTAGCCAAGTCTCCTAATTTATATGATTTAAGATTGTTTAATAATTCGTTAAGCGGTTTACTTCCTAGTGATCTTGGAAAGAATTCTGGTTTAAGGGCTTTAGACGTTTCGTTTAATAAGTTATTTGGTGAACTTCCTGTTGGATTATGTGAAAAAGATGAACTAGTTGATCTTATTTTGATTGGGAATTCGTTTTCCGGTGAGCTTCCTTCGAGTCTTGGAGAATGTAAGAGTTTAGGGCGAGTTCGTGTGAGTGTGAACAAGTTTTCGGGTGAAGTTCCTGTAGGGATTTGGGGGTTGCCTCATGTTTATTTACTTGATCTTGCTGATAATTTGTTTTCGGGTAATCTTTCTTATATGATCTCTGGTGGGTTTAATCTTTCGTCGATTTCAATTTCTGGTAATAGTTTTTCGGGTAGTGTACCCGAAAAGATAGGATCTTTGAGCAATTTAGTTGAGTTTTTAGCTAGTGATAATAAGTTAACCGGAGAGATTCCCGAATCGTTGTTTAGATTAAATCATTTGGTGAAACTTGATCTTAGTGAAAACGATCTTTCGGGCCAAGTTCCTGTTGAAATCGAATCGTTGAAAGAGCTCAATGAGCTTAATTTAGCAAATAATAAGTTTACAGGCGAGATCCCGAATGAGATTGGTAATCTACCGGTTCTTAATTATCTCGATCTTTCTGGGAATGCGTTTTTCGGAACGATCCCATCTGGTTTGGAAAACTTGATGCTAAATAAGCTGAATTTGTCAAACAATCGACTTTCGGGACAGATCCCGTCTGAGTTTGCAAAACAAGTTTATCGAGATAGCTTTTTGGGGAATCCGGATTTATGTGGCGGTTTTAGCCACCGTTGTGTTCAAAATAGTCACACGAAGAAAAACGATCAAAATCTATGGTTGCTTAGATTCATCTTCGTTTTTGCCGGAGTAGTGCTCGTTATTGGTGTGATTTGGTTTATTTTCAAGTACCGTAACATCAAGAAAAGAAATGGAGTGTCGATATCTAAGTGGAGATCTTTTCGTAAATTTGGGTTTAGTGAATATGAAATCGTTCATCTTTTGAACGAAAATAATGTAATAGGAAGAGGTGCATCCGGGAAAGTATATAAAGTGATTCTTAGCAATGGTGAATCGGTTGCAGTCAAAAAGCTATGGGAAACATCGAAAAGGAATGAAGATATTGCAAATTTGGATGCACAGAAAGATGAGTTTGCGAGTGAAGTTGAGACGTTAGGTAAGATTAGGCATAAGAATATAGTTAAACTATGGTGTTGTTTCGAGAGTGGGAACTCGAAGCTTTTGGTATATGAATACATGCCGAATGGAAGTTTAGGTGATTTGTTGCATAGTAGTAAAGGTCGATTATTGGAATGGTCGATGAGATTTAAGATTGTTGTTGATGCAGCTGAAGGGTTGTCGTATTTGCATCATGATTGTGTTCCTCCGATTATTCATAGAGATGTGAAATCTAATAATATATTACTAGATGAAGAGTATGGAGCTAAAATTGCCGATTTTGGTGTGGCGAAATTCATTAATACTGTAGATAAAGGTTCTGAATCAATGTCTGTCATTGCTGGTTCTCGTGGTTATATCGCTCCAG AATATGCATACACGCTTCGTGTGAATGAGAAGAGTGACATTTACAGCTTTGGAGTCGTAATCTTGGAGTTAGTGACTGGAAGAAAACCAGTAGATCAAGCATTCAACGAAAGAGACCTGGCGACATGGGTGCGAACGACGGTAAACCAAAAAGGTCGTGATCATGTGCTAGATCCTGAACTCGAGTATGAATCAAGAGAACATATATGTAGGGTTCTTGACATTGGTTTGTTATGCATTAGCCCGCTCCCAATGAATCGCCCTTCAATGCGCGCGGTTGTGAAGTTGCTTCAAGAACTTGTGGTTGATGGCAAACCAAGACCTACAATGAACAAAGATGGGAAAATATCTCCCTGCTTTGATGAAGATAGTTCCGAGTAA